The sequence cgtgcgcagcgcctgccgcgagcctcaggacgcgccgcgcggctgtcgtTCTCAGAACGTAATGCAGCGGGATACTGTGGTGGAAAACCGAAACTGTCGCTCTGTATGCGTGACTTTTGGCCACCCTTGTCACGCGAATGCGGAAAACCAAACGTGAAAAAACCTCGCCTTCACAAgggacgcggctgcgggcgcgccgagtCGGTCACTAGTCACCCGCCAGGGTGCTACAGCGCAACTGTGACGATTTCCCTAGCCGGGGGCCTGCGGTGACTCTTTCGCGAAATTCGCCCTCTTCCACGGACCTTTCCAGCAGCAAGCGATCAAAAAAGGAGGTGAAATTTCTACCAAGAAACGGCTTTAGGCGCGGTCTTTCACCAGCTGGCACACCACTCGATGGCTGTTTCCCGAGCGCATGGACACCGCCTCGCCACTTGTGAACGTGCCGCCGTTTtcgaaagagagaggggaaAAAAAGTGACGTCACAGCGGTGATGATTTCAGTCTCGATTGTGCAAGTGTgattcctctcttcttccgtgcTGCGCGGGTATGAGGGCCCGCAGCGCCAGATCGACATGGCTCGTCGATCAGAGTTCTGCGTTCTGCGATGACTCCCGTTTGGTGTTCGAACAGCAAGCTGGGCTGGCGCCAGGGAGGCTGAATGAGGAGGTGTGCGACGAAGCGAGCAAAAAACCGCGATGTCACTTTCCAACCTCTCCTTCTGATTTCCCTTTTTTTTGTCATACAAAATGAACTCCCTTTCCACGCCGAATGCTGCCACAGGCAGCGCGCAACCTGCGGGACGCTTCCATGATCTGGTTCAGCAGTTCGGGCTGAAGAGCCTCTCTCGAAGCGTCGCGTACAACTGAGTATTCTTTTGAATTCCACATCCGAGAATATGGCATACTTGTCCTTCTGCATATAGACGTGCGGTGTTGGCATGAGCGGATTTCAGAGGTAGCGGACGGtgtcgtctctgctgcggcactTGTGGAAGCGACCCTGTTTTTCATGTTTGGCGTGCCGAAATCCAGGACGCTGGCTGTGTTCATGAGGATGTAAGCTCGAGGCGTGTGTGGACAGCAGGCTGTCAAACACCCTGAACGACGGCGACTCCCTAAAGTGCGTTAAAGCATTTTTTTGCAATTTCTGCTTAAGGGCCTCTAGGGCGTGTCCAGCGTAGCGTAGCCTTGCTTCGCTTTttgagaaaaaaagaagcgcGCGTCGTACAGGCTGCttgttttcctcttttctggACAGTTCTTGCTTTTTGTGGCGTCGACCAGGTGCGACGAGCTTCCctcctttctttcttcttcgcctgttTCCCGCATGCTAGTTCTTGCGCCGTGCCTCTCCTTTAttcctcgcgtcctctcttcCCCCACGTCATTGAGGATTATCCTCGCCACTTGTCGAACGGAGAGACAAGGCAGTTATGCgttcgccttttctctcgcgccttcaCCTCCCTTCTTTGCAAGCTCTCGTTGGAactttcttcttcgttgGCTTTTCTTCTGCTCTCTCGGACGAACTTGGGCAGGCGCCCGCACCAGACGGCATGGCTCGCGAACACagtggcgagcgcggcactgaggaaggcagcggcggctgcacaCGCCCTGCCTGTCCTGCTTCGTTTTCGCCgtccgctgcttcctcctcctctccctccgcgtccgcgtcctccgcagacTGGAGGCGTTTGatgccggcgcgccgcagagaaggagaggagatGAACGAgtacgcgcgcgaggctctgcgcATGCTGGGGTCTCCGTCCGTGTCTCCCGCGTGgcctctccctgcctcgGCAGAGACTGCGTGGGAGCTTTTGGatgcggaggccggcggggACAGCCCAGTTGAGAgactcgcctctcctctctcttcgaaCGAAGGAGAGCGCACAGTCCTCTCTTGCGTTACGCGCGTGCCCCAGCCGGTTCGCTGGCTAGGCGGCGAGGGTGACCGCGTGCCGACGTCCGGAGACCCGAGTCTCTCCCGGTCTTCTGCTCCCTTGGCTTCGcatgtctccgccgccgctggggaGTCCTCGCCGCATGCCCCGGGGCCTGTAAActccacggcggcgcgcgcgactcttgcgcgcgcgccttgggcggtcgcgggggGATTTCCTGTGGCTGCGTCTCCCTCAACAAGCGCGTGGactgcggcctcgtcggctgGCACAGACTGTGTGGCcctgtcgcctctgcagtgTATGGCTGCGACTTCGCATAGGCGCCAGCCAGAGCGGTCGCGCGACGACCTAGAGCCattttctgcgttttctgcttCCGCGGTCCGCCTGTCGAGCGCCTCCAGTCGAATTCTGCCTCCCTTCtggcctctcttctcgccttcgccgcagcgcacgTCCTCTGCCGTGCAGGCCTCTCGCACGCGTGCCCGCCCCGACCGCGGCACGGCTCAGGAGTCTGCCGAGTCTCCCGGATCTCCTGAGTCGCCCGAGTctccttttccttctccaCGGCCGTGGggtgcgcctgcgtggcctCTCCGACAtgcgtccgcgtcctcgccgtcgtcttccctttcgccttcgctccaGTCAgctccgtcgcccgcgggaCCTTCgcgccccccctctccccccgcgcagccgtcgctgcaggcgtcgccctccgagcgctcgacttcttcctcgctctctgcgccgttccacgcgttctccgcgcccgtGTCTGtcgggcgcctgcagacgcggccgctcagcggctcgcgaaggagcgtctccttcgcgtcgcccctcgaggcggagggaggcagaCCCGGTTTGCTGGTGCCGTGGGGCCGGGGACGCGacgtccgcggccgcagcgcgaaTTCGTCGCCAGTCTCGCAAGAGGAGAGACCGGCATTCATCACGCCGTCAGTGCGCGGTGTCTTTGCAGCGCCGTCCCCTCCGCCGACGCCCCTATCGCCCAGagcgtcgggcgcgtcggACCTGTCTCTGGCCCCGGAGCGGCCgggggaggggcgccgccgccaggtgCAAATCGAAgacgacagcagcgacgactCAGGCGGCGACCTGCTCGACGATGCGCACTatggcctccgcctcctcatcGCGGTTAACTACCCTCGCTGGATCAATCTGAGCCGCCTGGTGCGCGGGACGTTTGGGTACCCCGGCACGCCCTCGACGACGTGTTCCTCGCGCTCCGGCGCGacgagccgcggagacctctGGGGCGACAGGAACGACCGCGCAGCGGACCCGGGGGACGGGGGCAGtccggcgcaggccggcgggagcgcgccggcgcgcgagggcggggcgcggccgcagcgcccgagAGAGCTCcagagcggaggaggcgagcgagcaggCCCCCCCCGCCAAGGAgccgacgcggacgacggaggcgaagtgcggagactgcgcatgcaggagctcgtgtccgcggcgctctcgttCTATtgcccgccgcagagagacggcgacgtgGACGTTTGCGCGGAAAGTGATACAGTGCACCGCTTTGTATCCCACTCGCCCCCTTCCTCTGGCTCAATGGCGACCGGAGGCACCAgttcgccctgcgcgggtttctcgcctctgccgtccctcgggcgagacggcgagggcggaagTCGAcaaggcgagggaggccgcgagagccgcgacgcctcccCCGAGAACGCGTCGTCCCCCATGGAAAGGCGTCCCTCCGGCCCACTGCGGCCAGCACCCGCGCATCCTCTTGCCGTCTGTGCGAgcggcgcgaacgccgcagcggcggtcCCCGGAGCGCGCGccccaggaggcgcgcgccttcgctcggACCGAAGTCTCGAGTGTGGGGTCGGGAGCGGAGCAGCATCGTCTGGGGGATCGAGCGACGACTCGAGGCACAGGCGACTGGATCGCGCAATAGGGCGAGACAGCTCTCAGGGGAGAGCCGCagggggcgacgagggacagcgaagcgcgatggccagcggcgggcgaggcgagactGCGAGGCGTGCTCTTTCCGGACCTCCGCCGGCTTTTCCGCCCCCTGCGCCGACCTCCGCTTCTCCACgcccttcgtctgcgcgagagacggcgccggaggcccgcgcgcgctccgcggcgatCCACGCTGAGACGGGGGAgaccggcgaaggcgggagcggagaggcggaggaggcagacggcaTGGAGGAACGACGTTTGaggggagaggcaggcggagagacgccagAAGGAGCGTGCGGtttcgcagaggcggcagctgaCACGGGGGGGTTCGATAGACGGCAGccgggagacggcgacgcattCTCGTTTTCGCCGTTTCCTCCGGGCTTTTACGAAGCTTCAGTGGACCAAGGAAAACAGAACACTTGCCGCGAGACTtggggcgaagaggaggaaggggcTGCCGTCTCCCGTTCTGCTCCGAGCGagccgctcctctctctctggtcGGCGAACTCGTTCGCAGGAGGATATGTCCCTCCGCACCAGGTCTATGGCGACATGCGTGCGCAGCCTTTCTgggccttcgcgccggcggcgcccgatGGGTTGCCTGCCGTCTACGTTCCCCACGAGTCTTTGTCGCGAACGCCGTTCTATGTCCTTCCCCTGCCTGctccgtctccgctcgcctcaGGCCCcccgtcttcgctgcctcgtgTCGGTCCTACTCCGTTCGAGTCTCAGCTcccggcgtcttctccgcgctcttCTCGTCGCTTCGCAGCTTACGCTGCGCGCCCGTCCTATACCTACGCTTATACGGTCACGTCCGCGCCAGTGCCTGCGTACTCTCCGTCTCCTTGGAatgcagcggctgcgactGCGCCGAGCCACTCCTCTTCACTGTCTCCTCCGTATGCGTGTCCCCACTACGCGGCGCGTTCTGCTTTTTACCCTACGCCATACTGTGCTTCCGCGTACGGGGCCCCTCTTGAGTGCACTGATCAAACTTCAActgcgtctctccctgcctctTCGCAGTCGTATCCTCTTCCTTCCTATTCAGCTTTCGCTTCCCCTGTCGCCTCCCCGACGTCCGCtggcctgcgcgacgcctccgTCTATGCCCTCCCtcctgcgccaggcgcgacACGCGACTTCGAAGGCgggccttcttcgtcgtctccgttgctgtctgcgtcgagtccgctgccgtcctccgctgaggcgcgggagacgctgATGTCCatggcgtcggcgccctccgaagccgcggccgcagtccGTTTCAACGGTGCGGGTTTTTCAGCGAACCTCTCCGTGTCCTCCTCATTTTCTCCattctcctcgtcttccgccgcgtctctgttGCCTCCGTTTTGGGCCCGTGGCATTTCGGtgccctcgtctccgccggcctcaGAGGGCCGCGACGTGTCGGGCGCATCTTCGATTACGCTGTTCCACGTGGGCCGTGAACGCTTCTTCTccgacgagcgcgaagacgagTTCTCTGCGCCGGGAGAGGCCGAAGTGCGAGACGGTGGGAGCTGCCCGCCTCTTGCCGTCGACCGCACTGtttccgcgcccgcagcagcgcagaccCCGCAGAgactctgcgtgcgcgaagCCTCGGCGCCAAGCTCCCTCGAGACGGCGGCAGACCAGACTGACagcgctgcgggcgacgggcgGGGCGACGGGGGCGGAAGACGGAGGACGTGGACTCTTTCGGcgccctttttcttctctcccatGTTGCACTCCCGGCACCTTTCTGCGGTCTTTTtcgccgaaggcgaggccgacagcgaggccgcggcggcaggcaaAGTGACGCGCGCCAAGTTGGCtggcgaggcggacgacgcccGCGAAGCAGGCCTGCCTCAAAGCCCCCTGACCGCGTGCGGCCGCGAAGTTGACAGGCAGGAGGTGGaggtcgcagaggcgcatgaggagggcgacgacggacaGGAGCGGGCGCTCGGATtcgaagcagacgcagccgcgcgtcaGAGATTCACAGCTTGTTCAGTCACGCGTGTGGAGGTGCATAAGCCCGAACATGCCGCCAGAGGTTCGCGACCGGCGTCCCCTCCTGGGGCAGAAAGGCCCTGGGTCGTCGGCGCTTCCTTGGCGACGGATGACTACGCGTGTAACCTCGCCTCGTTTGCGGCAGGGCCGGACGGGGGACCGCAtcgcagcgcagaggaagaggcagaaacgaAGCGCGGGAAAGGGAAGAGAGAGCCACGCGGGCAcgcggctgaggaggcgtCGAGCAGAGAAATGGAAGGCCTGCAAGAGTGCTTCTCGACGCGTGTGTCCCCGGACGCGTCCTCCCGCGCTGTGGCCTCgtgcttcgcggcctcgtATCCGTCTCTggggcccgccgccgctgcgatgCGTTTCGCTGGTGACTCTGCGAGTCCCTCGGTAGCGGCATCGATTTCCGCTCCCATGCGTCTCTCGCGAACACAGATGGAGCAGTCTCCAGCCAACGTAGGCTCCGCGCCGTTCCACAGCACTTCAGAGGGGCAGtggcgcggcgagggaggctgGCAAGAAGGCCCCGCACCAGGGTGCGAGGCCCAGGAAGGGGCCTGGGCCGTCCCTTCAGGCGCGACCTTGGAGCCCAAGGCGTTCCGCGCCGGggcgggagagacagaggaacgctgcggcgggcaGGGCGCCGGGCTCGAGTGTTTTGCGAGGAGAGAACGTTATGGGCCGGCTTTGTTGGAGACAGGGGGGACTCGGGGCACCTCACCGGCAGAAGAACAAAGAGGCGGCGAAAACAAAGAGAAAGCGGAAAGTGGGAGTCAGTCGCCACTGGGTGTTGAGGGGGACGGAGAGAGGCATGGAGGAGTCCAAGACGGTAGGGGAAGCCCGACTCGAAGGAACGGTGCGcctcgcgacgcagagctccGCAGCCCGCACCGCAGACgcacaggcgaggcggaggcgctcgagagaggaggcccCGCGAGGGCCGATGCAGCGAACCGAGAGGGGAGTGAGGAGGCCAAAGAGGAAGAGACGAGGAAAGCCCAGCGAGacgcgggagaagaaggcgggcAGCGCCAGACAGAAGGACGGTTTCCGAGCGACAGGGGAGGGAGCCGAGGCgaacaggcgccgcgcgtggcgccggccCAGAACGACGCAAGGCCGCCTCAGAGACCGCAGGGGGACGAGAGACGTGGAGGGGGGGGCcccagaggagagagagaagagaggcgcctGGTCGCCATCGAAGTGGGAGGGGGTGGAATCGTCGCTCGGAGTGCGCAAGAGCTAGACCGGCGCGTCAGCGACCTGCTGCGAGCTGCCGGGGTGGCTGGCCCCACCGCAGGCAACGCTGCGTTTTTCAGGAGACGGGCTCAAAACGGAGGAGGGGGCAGAGAAAGAGTCAACGGCTCGTCGTCATCGCGGCCCTCGGCAGCCTCTTCTGTGTCAAGCACTTCTTcatcctccgcgcctcccgtGTTCGCTCCCGTCTGCGCAGACCGCGACAgccagccgcgggcgctgcagccgccgcccgcagcactttctgcgtcgcgcacAGGCGCAGCTCTGCGAGAGGAGGGGCGGCTCAGCGGAGGAAACGCCTGGTCGCCCCGCTCTTCGGCGTTCcgtgcgctgcggctcgctgaCAGGCCTGGGGGCCCGAACCTGGGCAGCGCGGGTGCAAGTCGCCCAGacggctgcagagagggcgcggaccggcagcgcgagagccATGACGAGGAGACCaggagcgaggcagagctccgcagcggcggagacaccaGGGGAGCCGGAAGCGAGCGCCTGCCGTCCTCGCTCAGTCTGGGCGATGGGTGCTTGAGCGCGCGTTCTCCTGGGTCGCGGGCGTCGATCGCCTCGACCTCGCGTTTGCTGTTCGTAGGGCCGAACCTGAACTTCCAAGATGACGCCGAGTCCgacggcgtcgtcttcccgGTTCAGGGCCGCACGCCGAGCGGCCGCGACAGCCACGCGGTACCGCACCGCCCCCCGCACTCTCCGCCACCGGAGGCCTTCCACGCCGTGCGGtatctctcctcgtcgccttcgctgtcttccgcggcctccatCTCCCTCGGGCGGAGTCTCTCGCGACGCCGGGCCCTAGCGGTTCTCGGGGGTCGCGGAGcagaagagccgcagcgcctctccggCTCTCTactgcggcgaggagacgtgCCTGTGGCggccgctctgcgtcggcgcctcgcgcctctcgagggGACGTCGCCGgagcgcgacggagacagattttttttcggcgcgggaagcagcgagagcgagagggaggcgcccgaggcgcgcgaccgcgccggcgcatcgtctgcctcgtcacACAGctccggcgacgacgacgaaggcgagccgACGCTTATGATTTCGCTGGCCGCCGATGCCCACCCGttccctgcgcgccgcaggctaCAGCGACGAAGAACTGCCTCGAGTTCCTCccgctcctcgtcgcccctctCGCGCCGTGCGAGCAGTCGTGGCGCCCGCACGTCCGCGTTTGCCCGCGGGCCGCCCTCGTCCGCGCCGTTTGCTCGTCTGAGCGGCGGAAGATTCCTCAGAGGCGGGACGGGAGCGGAGGGCTCGTCGCGGCGTGAGCGGGACGCATCGCGACCTTTTGATGAGCTGTCTTCGATTCTCGCTTCTTTGGTCGacggggggggagcgggagggggagggggggagctggagcgcgcggcgcgcaggcgacttGACGTGGAGAGGCTGCGAGAGGAGATCCTCagctcgctggcgtcgccgctgtcttcGCAGATGCTGCCGGTGTACGGGGCACAGAGGGCGACAGCTCGCGGGGGGCGTTtgcgtccgcggctgcgaggcgacgtgGCGGACagtggagacgaagaggacgaagaggacgaagaggacgaggacgacgcttCGTCTGTCGTTTTCGGCGAGAGATTCGAAGGCGGCAACCccgtgcggcagcggctcaggcgcctctccctgcggAGGCGGTTTCTGCCCTCGGTTCCGaggccttcttcgctcttccCGCTCGGCAGTGCGGGGGCGGGAGACAGGCtggccttcgcgtccgcgtctgtcTTCCCACAGGCGCCGCACGACGCGAGCCTGAGGCGACGGCCGGCGCTCGGGAGGCGCTCGTACGCGGAAGTGGCGGcaggcctgccgccgccgccagtctCGGCTGTCCATACAGCCGCGAGCAGGTTCAGACGCCAATGGGAAGAAGAGGTTGGCGAgccagaagacgaggaccttcgcggccgcagcaggtggagcggcaggcggcaCACCCTCATCTTGAGCGACGCGGTATCTCCGCCGTTACAGGCACACGATGGAGACCGcggggagggagaagacgccggcaggccgctcgcgcgaggggaggaaggcgagctgAGGCCGACGTTTTCAACctcctcgcaggccgcctgCGAGATCCATGCCTGTCTCCGTGCGCTCTTTGCTACGCTGGCGCCCCCGCCCGGCTCCTCGCAGAGACtgagcaggccgcggcgaagcgggtCGAGACGCGAGGCGTCAGATCCAAGCAGCGACGAGACGGCGCGTCAcgacgggcgacgcgcgcggctcgcctctgaTCCTTCGCGTGAGCACCGGGGGCTTTCTGGTCGTCTTCGCTTTGCAGGGGAGGAGGGAAGTGGCGCGCGTTTTTCGGATTCGCAGACAAGCGCGTTGTCTTCATCTTCGTgtccgtcctcctcctcctcgagcgaagaagacgaagaggtgAGTCGCGAGTTTGCAGGggaagcgcagcggcggtATGCCGAAGCCAAAGAAGACGAACGCATCCTGGAGGCCCTGAAAAGCTACACACAGAAACTCATGTTTCGTTGGCGacgcctgctggcgctgaAGCGCGACCAAGCGACAGAAAAGGTCCTcgtcgaggagagcgagaaggcggaagacggagagCTGAGGAGAGATTGCACATCATGGGATgtgcgagaggcgaagacgcggtgGCAAAGACAGGAAGACAGATACGCAAGGGAAGAAACCAAGCTGACGGAGAAGAGCCTAGATCTGCTACAGTTCTGGGGGTGCGTGGCCAGCTGCGCAGAGTCACGAGGATCCATCTGACGCTTTAGAAATGAGGCGGATGGCGGGAATACACACCAGAGATATCGCATGGACAGAGGGAGGGGACACGACACAATGGGGGTCGTCTCTTTCACCTTCCACGATCGACGACACGTCGCGGAGTCCGCGGAATCAGAAAGAGGCTAGGGACGCACCGGAGGAGCAGGTGACAAATGTTAGAGACACCAAGGCACgatgaggagagagagaaaaggagattGGTTGCTGACGATGAGTGTGGCGCTTGTAAGGGGGGtggcgaagagaagagccacagcgaggaagaaatgGCCTGGAGAGGGCGCTACAGAAAAGTCGAGCTGTCCGAGGCGATGCGGGTCCCCCGCTGGATTTCCTTTTTTCCTTTCCCGGGTCCTGTATTGCATTCGTCTCGGGCAAGTTTAGGTTGGTGTCGTCTCTAGAAAAGGGAGAGAGCTCTGTGCTGTGGGGTGAAATTCTTGTGTGAGATACCCGCATGCGTTGCCGAATATGCTCAGCTTCATCGTTTTTTAGTGACAGacggaagagagaaaaagaaacaagCGGCAGTAGGTCTGGAacgagggggagagaggaaggcaacGGGGAAGACATGCAGAGGGGAacgggagggagaggggcggGACGCAAGGCGAATATCTATGTCCTTGACAGTGCAGAATATGCCGTGCGTGAATGCAGCGAAACGCGTGAGGTGTATAGACACCTGATTTCGAGTGTATGGGCAGCTCATGTCGGAGGTTGTTGCTCTCCTTGAGCGCCTTTGTGCTTTTAAAACCTGTGGGAGACTTTGTCACTTCCGAGGCTTGAGATTCCGGTGAACTGCCAGGCACTGAAGGCCCGTTCGAAAAGATAGCGTTCGCGTGCGGAGTGGCGTTTGCGTTGCCCAAGCGCGTTTTATACACACGCTGAAGCGTCGGCGTTCTGTTCCTATGCCTTCTTCAGATGTACCATATGCCTTTGTAAATATAGGCTGCGGGACCA is a genomic window of Besnoitia besnoiti strain Bb-Ger1 chromosome IV, whole genome shotgun sequence containing:
- a CDS encoding hypothetical protein (encoded by transcript BESB_054770); translated protein: MRARSARSTWLVDQSSAFCDDSRLVFEQQAGLAPGRLNEEAPAPDGMAREHSGERGTEEGSGGCTRPACPASFSPSAASSSSPSASASSADWRRLMPARRREGEEMNEYAREALRMLGSPSVSPAWPLPASAETAWELLDAEAGGDSPVERLASPLSSNEGERTVLSCVTRVPQPVRWLGGEGDRVPTSGDPSLSRSSAPLASHVSAAAGESSPHAPGPVNSTAARATLARAPWAVAGGFPVAASPSTSAWTAASSAGTDCVALSPLQCMAATSHRRQPERSRDDLEPFSAFSASAVRLSSASSRILPPFWPLFSPSPQRTSSAVQASRTRARPDRGTAQESAESPGSPESPESPFPSPRPWGAPAWPLRHASASSPSSSLSPSLQSAPSPAGPSRPPSPPAQPSLQASPSERSTSSSLSAPFHAFSAPVSVGRLQTRPLSGSRRSVSFASPLEAEGGRPGLLVPWGRGRDVRGRSANSSPVSQEERPAFITPSVRGVFAAPSPPPTPLSPRASGASDLSLAPERPGEGRRRQVQIEDDSSDDSGGDLLDDAHYGLRLLIAVNYPRWINLSRLVRGTFGYPGTPSTTCSSRSGATSRGDLWGDRNDRAADPGDGGSPAQAGGSAPAREGGARPQRPRELQSGGGERAGPPRQGADADDGGEVRRLRMQELVSAALSFYCPPQRDGDVDVCAESDTVHRFVSHSPPSSGSMATGGTSSPCAGFSPLPSLGRDGEGGSRQGEGGRESRDASPENASSPMERRPSGPLRPAPAHPLAVCASGANAAAAVPGARAPGGARLRSDRSLECGVGSGAASSGGSSDDSRHRRLDRAIGRDSSQGRAAGGDEGQRSAMASGGRGETARRALSGPPPAFPPPAPTSASPRPSSARETAPEARARSAAIHAETGETGEGGSGEAEEADGMEERRLRGEAGGETPEGACGFAEAAADTGGFDRRQPGDGDAFSFSPFPPGFYEASVDQGKQNTCRETWGEEEEGAAVSRSAPSEPLLSLWSANSFAGGYVPPHQVYGDMRAQPFWAFAPAAPDGLPAVYVPHESLSRTPFYVLPLPAPSPLASGPPSSLPRVGPTPFESQLPASSPRSSRRFAAYAARPSYTYAYTVTSAPVPAYSPSPWNAAAATAPSHSSSLSPPYACPHYAARSAFYPTPYCASAYGAPLECTDQTSTASLPASSQSYPLPSYSAFASPVASPTSAGLRDASVYALPPAPGATRDFEGGPSSSSPLLSASSPLPSSAEARETLMSMASAPSEAAAAVRFNGAGFSANLSVSSSFSPFSSSSAASLLPPFWARGISVPSSPPASEGRDVSGASSITLFHVGRERFFSDEREDEFSAPGEAEVRDGGSCPPLAVDRTVSAPAAAQTPQRLCVREASAPSSLETAADQTDSAAGDGRGDGGGRRRTWTLSAPFFFSPMLHSRHLSAVFFAEGEADSEAAAAGKVTRAKLAGEADDAREAGLPQSPLTACGREVDRQEVEVAEAHEEGDDGQERALGFEADAAARQRFTACSVTRVEVHKPEHAARGSRPASPPGAERPWVVGASLATDDYACNLASFAAGPDGGPHRSAEEEAETKRGKGKREPRGHAAEEASSREMEGLQECFSTRVSPDASSRAVASCFAASYPSLGPAAAAMRFAGDSASPSVAASISAPMRLSRTQMEQSPANVGSAPFHSTSEGQWRGEGGWQEGPAPGCEAQEGAWAVPSGATLEPKAFRAGAGETEERCGGQGAGLECFARRERYGPALLETGGTRGTSPAEEQRGGENKEKAESGSQSPLGVEGDGERHGGVQDGRGSPTRRNGAPRDAELRSPHRRRTGEAEALERGGPARADAANREGSEEAKEEETRKAQRDAGEEGGQRQTEGRFPSDRGGSRGEQAPRVAPAQNDARPPQRPQGDERRGGGGPRGEREERRLVAIEVGGGGIVARSAQELDRRVSDLLRAAGVAGPTAGNAAFFRRRAQNGGGGRERVNGSSSSRPSAASSVSSTSSSSAPPVFAPVCADRDSQPRALQPPPAALSASRTGAALREEGRLSGGNAWSPRSSAFRALRLADRPGGPNLGSAGASRPDGCREGADRQRESHDEETRSEAELRSGGDTRGAGSERLPSSLSLGDGCLSARSPGSRASIASTSRLLFVGPNLNFQDDAESDGVVFPVQGRTPSGRDSHAVPHRPPHSPPPEAFHAVRYLSSSPSLSSAASISLGRSLSRRRALAVLGGRGAEEPQRLSGSLLRRGDVPVAAALRRRLAPLEGTSPERDGDRFFFGAGSSESEREAPEARDRAGASSASSHSSGDDDEGEPTLMISLAADAHPFPARRRLQRRRTASSSSRSSSPLSRRASSRGARTSAFARGPPSSAPFARLSGGRFLRGGTGAEGSSRRERDASRPFDELSSILASLVDGGGAGGGGGELERAARRRLDVERLREEILSSLASPLSSQMLPVYGAQRATARGGRLRPRLRGDVADSGDEEDEEDEEDEDDASSVVFGERFEGGNPVRQRLRRLSLRRRFLPSVPRPSSLFPLGSAGAGDRLAFASASVFPQAPHDASLRRRPALGRRSYAEVAAGLPPPPVSAVHTAASRFRRQWEEEVGEPEDEDLRGRSRWSGRRHTLILSDAVSPPLQAHDGDRGEGEDAGRPLARGEEGELRPTFSTSSQAACEIHACLRALFATLAPPPGSSQRLSRPRRSGSRREASDPSSDETARHDGRRARLASDPSREHRGLSGRLRFAGEEGSGARFSDSQTSALSSSSCPSSSSSSEEDEEVSREFAGEAQRRYAEAKEDERILEALKSYTQKLMFRWRRLLALKRDQATEKVLVEESEKAEDGELRRDCTSWDVREAKTRWQRQEDRYAREETKLTEKSLDLLQFWGCVASCAESRGSI